From the genome of Solanum dulcamara chromosome 12, daSolDulc1.2, whole genome shotgun sequence:
AAAACACTAAAAGTGATAGAAATATATAGATTTTGCAGAAGTGCTCTCCAAGGAATTAAACTTTTCATAAAAGTGCTTCTCAGAAGAGCACTGAAATATGCTGCTTTATTTAGAATAGAAAGAGTCACTTTAAACCCTTAATGGTTTCTTCAGAAGTTCTCCCAAATGTTAACTGAACTTAATACATAAAACTCtacatacttagcatatgtaTAGGTTTCACCAGTACACCAAGTTAATAAAGCACAGCCGGAGTATGTGATATTAAGAAATTTCAATTCAACCACCTAGAAATGTAAACAACAAAGTATTGAACAATCTCAAGAACGACGGAAGAAAGCTATGCTGTGACCATTAACACCACAGAGAATTTCATACTATCGCAATTACCTGCCAATCAGTCCAGCAAGGGGTCCACTTGTGATcctgaaattaaaataaataccaATAAACAACAGTGGAGGAACCAAAAGAGACATAATGACAAAGTGGTTTTCCAAGAAAAATAACTTCTCAAATATCACATACCCACTTGAAATTCCACCACCGGCAGAAATACCACCCCCAATCTTACGCTCGACAATGTTCATAACTAAGTCTACCTTACCAGTGTCTGCAATATAACATCAAAAAGTTACTCTACAGAAAGAGCAATGGTAGCACACACAGTAGATGACCAGAAGGGTAAGGAAGGGCCCTGAGTCCACCAAATATTTTGTTGTGCATACAGTCTCTTTTATATATACGACATTTTATATAAAGCTTTTGCCTAATCACTGTTCACCCCAGCACAACCAACACACCCACAAGCAAACTAGCTTTTTTAGTTATTACTAAGTGCTAATCTGTAAATTTGACAGCGCAGGCATATTTTTCCATAACCCCTAATGTCTTCTCTAAGAACAAACCGCTTCTTTAACAAATcagtttaatattttttattctttctcGGATCTAATACATGATGTATTTTGCCTCTTATTATTTCAAGTTAGATTAGACTATAATATAAAGGTTACTTATCAAGAAAAGATGTTAGTTTTTAGGCTGAAGTCCAGAAAAAAACTAGTAATTAAAGAATAAAGTACTTTCCATgtttccaaaagaaaaaaagaaagaaactttTACAAGAGGGAATACATTCATTTGCCTCATAATGCATCTCTTAAACTGAAAGTggtatcctttttttttttaaaccaaGACAAAGTGGTGCCTGTTAGTAGTTTTTTTAATCAAGTGATCTTATTTCAAGtacgcccccccccccccccccggggaggggggggggaggaATGTACAAGACATTCAACTCTGATTATAGACTTAAGGAGTCAATTAAATCCAGCAGATTCTTAATTCCTTCACAGCATCCCCACCCTCCTTCCCAAAAGAAAAAAGCAGACAAGCATTGAAGACTTCTCTTTCATCCCATAAACACCCACAATTTCTATCTAGCCATGTAGTCCAAAttatacaaaggggatgaagaACTAGTGTTTGTTAGTTTATTACCTAATAAAGGATTTTCCCTGGTATCCTTAACTTTTTCTTCCTTGCAGTGACCTGCAAACACCATATCTCTACAATTtcattattatgatatttttttctttcgatACTATAGTATCATTTCAACCTTGATTTCTCTCATGTAATGCCCCCCCCTCCGGTCTGCAaatccaaaagaaaaagaaaacatccCTGCGGTGCCCCGTTTAACAAACATAAACATGCATTTATACACAAGGAGAAGTGCAACAAGATTAGACAGTTGAAACGATCTTCACTAAAGCACCTCCAGCAGGTTGGGGAATAATGCTAACATCTTCCATAATGCCCATAGCTAAGACAGTGTCCACATCTCTTTTCCCTTGAAGCATGCTGTAAACCTAAACAAGAATAGACAAAATTTGACATTCAAACAAGCACAACAATAGTGGATTTCCCAGGAAGAAATATGGCATACAATTTGGAAAACTCTATGCAGTTGCAGAATCAGCAATTTCACTTATGCCAATTCACAATTAAGAAGTTACAGAAGCGGCAAAGAGTATATAGACTCTTTTGGTCATTTGATACACTATGTGAATCTCTCAAAGAGAAAATCATGATTAAGGACCTCTCCTCTTGcaataaacaaaaagaaagacaatGTCAACTCTGTGACTTCTAGATTGAGATGTATAAAAAGATAAACTAGAAAAAGTTGGGGCTTTTATGTTGTACAACAAGCACAAACGAGAAGACGTTGGAAAAAGAAACGGACAGGAGGGTATGTGCTAAGCACTTACATACTTTACCTACTTTAGTTCGCTACTCTTATATATTGTAacctagagcccgtttggatgggctttaagttggtcaaaaccctttttagcttttggacgtgtttgtctaatgctaactttaagccataaagttcttaaagtcggtcaaaaatgaaaagttagaattcctaactttttttttctaagtgcttaaagtcattttctttgaccatgaaaattacttttatatcccttatattttaactaaattttcaaactaccctttttattctttttaaccctaaaattcacatcattttccttatttaagcacttttatccaaacactcaactgcttatttataaaaataactttcagcactttaaagttctaaaagcacttcatatataaaagttactttttttaagcccatccaaacgggctcctacTTATAGAAACACAAAACTACTAAGAATATGTTTCAAATTGTAAAAGTTCTAGGTATAACAACATGTATATTAGAACACAGCTTAACACTAAATTTTTAagagaacaaaaaaaataacaaatgatGTTAGAATAGAAAAGACTTGTTTAAGTATACCTGCCCTTTCTTTGTAGTAAGTTGCCGAAGTATAGTTTCAGGCCTCGTTTTCCCTACAGTTGGCTCACCACTGAGACATGCAAACAAGTATAAGATATTGCTAAGAGTTATTGCATTCACTAAAAGCATAGATATGAGAAAGTTGGGTCCTTACGTCTTATCAAGGAAACGGATGGCTATGTTATTCACCTCTGCTTCAGAAACCTCTAGCCTAATCATACCTCCAGAGAGAATTTCTACGCCCGATACCTACAGGACAAGAATCTTAACTCAGATTTCCGAAACCACAGTGTAAGGcattcaaaacaaaaataaataacaccagGTTGCATATTTCATAATCAAGTGCTAACCGCTCCAAAAAGACCCCGCTCCATGTACCAACCATTTATAGAGCTTATTATTTCATCTATCCACTTGATATTGACAATTTTTCCTGCATTGATTGACACCAAAATAAGCACTTACCATACATAATGTAAAATATAGGCTGATTATTTAAAGTacttgaaagagaaaaatataaaaaagaagcTTTTGCAtgtgaaaagaaatgacaataGAGTGCGTATAGAGAGTATAAGGAAGGTGTACCATATCCATCTCGAAAAGAATCCTCTATAAACCTCGCTGGAAGCACATTGGCTCCTTCACACACCAAACCATGGAACTCTTGGTTTGGTTCTACCTAAGCCAAAACCTAATGATATAAGCAATTACACATCggcaaaaaatgatgaaataatatattttagtttaATTATTACAACCATTTTGGAATGCAGGGAATACTACTTAGAAACTCTTAATTTGATAATACAATCTACATTTGCTTATAAAAAGAAACTCCTTTCATTTGATTGAATTTCTATCCAAGTTGAATATGCCTATTGTTGttgaaatttcaataaataaagTGAAATAACACCATCTGTAATCATGATTCTTTCTAACCAATGCAAACACAATATCTTATACACCATATTGTTTATCATTTTTTGCTAAAAAAATCGACTTTTGAgctaaataagataaataactCCTGCAATTCACTCAAATGGCAATGACAGATAATCCATTTACCTTGATAGAGACAATCATTCTGAAGCATAAGTAGTACTTAGAAACTAATACAACAACTACTAGTCCGCGTCGGCTATACAAATACTCACCATCTATTCCTCTCACAATAAGTACTTAGAAAACTAATCAGAGTAAAAAATGTACCTGGAATACCAGACGAATACCATCTCTAGTATCCACAGCAATAGGCATACAAGAGCAAAAGTACCCACTAGCAATGATCCTATGCACATCCTCTTGTACTTCTTGCACAGTAAGCGCCGAATTAGGTCGACACGCTTTGAGTGCATTCAATACCTCACTCTCCAAATCCTTCCTTTCAAGTTCTTCACCATCTTTGCTTCGAACTAAGACTTCACTTATCAGTACTCTCTCCTCGTTCCCACTCCCCGTTTTCGGACTCAAACTTGAAGAGTCATCGAAGTTGCTCTGACTCAATGCGATTGATGCACAGCAAAGTAAAGGTGGAGTATTTGATAAATTCCAGGAAAATGGGTTGATGGGTTTTcttaaaaattgaagaattgcATTTTGGGGATTGAACTTATGATGAAATGGGTGTTGGAATTTGGATAAGGTTTGCAAAAATGAATCTTTGGGATTGAGATTTTGACGAAATGGGTGTGGGAATTTGGGGAAATTTTGTAAAATTAAGTGAAGATTGGTGAAGAATGGGTTAGGGGTATGGTGGTGTAGAGGAGGAGGAGAGAATAGAGGGAGTTTTATAGCAGATGAAGTGAAGCGAACGTCTTCGTTTTGGAGCATAGCTGGAGGTTCACCGGTCTGCCGTGCCGCACTCCGGCAGAAACAGAGAAAGAGCCGTCGTGCTAAAACCCCTTTGGAATTTATAAACCCAGacggtgtttttttttttttttacccgtATCCCATACCCATATATTGAAGCCAAATTATTCCGAATTCGCGCTCTCTTAAGCTCTGGTTTGATATAGTATAGTATAATATTATGTTTAAGATAGATCGtataatttgttattatttaataataattttattatttgatttaattttatgataatgtaTCGTAAttgataaatttatgaaaatgtccttaattattataaatattaataataattgaagaggaaattttaatttgaaattcCTAAAAGCTTCAAAAATTATTGCGGAGGAAAATGAGTAATACGACAGTAGAAACAATAGATATATTAGGATAACATTTAATAaagtataaattaaaattatttaaaattaagtaaggatataattagaaaaaaaataagtaaaccATGGAATACCACCAAATTGGTGGTTTCAAAAAGTGGAGGTTTTCATGGTTACAAAATCATGAAATCAAATCATACCATACCTTATAATTAAagaaacaattaaaataaatatgattctTTTACTAACTATACTATACTATATCATGGAAAATCACTATCCAAACAAGCTATTAGACTCCCATTCGGCAAGAAGCGACTTCCTACCAACGTGTTAATTGTATTGCAATTTAAATCTTTGAAGTATAcctttatatttcttttgtaAATAAATGTTTGTAATTAAATGATACTGCAAACTTTGCAATACACATGATTTATATATTCTTTGAGTAATTCTTCTATATGATACATCAGTCTATTCACGTCAAGGATTTGGTCTAATTTTACAAAATTTATAACGATGagaattttttcttcttaaaaaatataaacttatcgGTCAAAgttttagattttaaaaaaaattacaatttgaTATCTTACTTTATTGGAGAGTTTGAAAATATGTGCGTAAACAAACACTgatttcaaatcaaaatttgaaattgagttttgaaatcCTATGACCAAACCCTACctaaaagtaaatatttttgaCAGAAACTGTTATGAACCAGCCTTGGCTCAAGCCTCAATGTCAATACCTACACGGATGCCACACAACTAGTTATTGGGACGAAAAGAAGCAAGAGAATTGGAAGGCCTTTGCAAAGGTTGATTTGGGACTCAGACCCAATTAACAACTAACTAAAAGGACGGCGGATGAGAAAGAACGGTTTATGTCAGTTGTGAAGAAATTGTTTGTTTCTCTCATCTTTTTTCTAGAGTCTAATCTTCTCATCTCATTCTTATATCTATCTTAGTTACTTtgttatttcaatattttcattgtaATTCAGTAATTTGAGTAGTGTTAGTTACGAATCTAAAGTTATAATCGCATTCCAACTCTCTTATTAATATAGTGAAGAAATCGGGTTTGTTATAGAAACTCAATAAAT
Proteins encoded in this window:
- the LOC129875903 gene encoding outer envelope protein 80, chloroplastic-like isoform X1, with amino-acid sequence MLQNEDVRFTSSAIKLPLFSPPPLHHHTPNPFFTNLHLILQNFPKFPHPFRQNLNPKDSFLQTLSKFQHPFHHKFNPQNAILQFLRKPINPFSWNLSNTPPLLCCASIALSQSNFDDSSSLSPKTGSGNEERVLISEVLVRSKDGEELERKDLESEVLNALKACRPNSALTVQEVQEDVHRIIASGYFCSCMPIAVDTRDGIRLVFQVEPNQEFHGLVCEGANVLPARFIEDSFRDGYGKIVNIKWIDEIISSINGWYMERGLFGAVSGVEILSGGMIRLEVSEAEVNNIAIRFLDKTGEPTVGKTRPETILRQLTTKKGQVYSMLQGKRDVDTVLAMGIMEDVSIIPQPAGGHCKEEKVKDTRENPLLDTGKVDLVMNIVERKIGGGISAGGGISSGITSGPLAGLIGSCAIYHKNLFGRNQKLNLSLERGQVDSVFRINYTDPWIEGDDKRTSRSIMIQNSRTPGTLVHSQPDGSLTIGRVTAGIEYSRPFRPKWNGTAGIIFQRAGARDDKGSPIIRDYYSSPLTASGNTHDDMLLAKLETVYTGSSGPGSSVFVFNMDQGLPVWSDWLVFNRVNARARKGLVLGPMHLLLSFSGGHMVGNFPPHEAFAIGGTNSVRGYEEGAVGSSRSYVVGCGEISFPLMGPVEGAVFADYGSDLGSGRSVPGDPAGPRRKPGSGYGCGVGICVDSPLGPLRLEYAFNDQRTGRFHFGVGLRN
- the LOC129875903 gene encoding outer envelope protein 80, chloroplastic-like isoform X2: MLQNEDVRFTSSAIKLPLFSPPPLHHHTPNPFFTNLHLILQNFPKFPHPFRQNLNPKDSFLQTLSKFQHPFHHKFNPQNAILQFLRKPINPFSWNLSNTPPLLCCASIALSQSNFDDSSSLSPKTGSGNEERVLISEVLVRSKDGEELERKDLESEVLNALKACRPNSALTVQEVQEDVHRIIASGYFCSCMPIAVDTRDGIRLVFQVEPNQEFHGLVCEGANVLPARFIEDSFRDGYGKIVNIKWIDEIISSINGWYMERGLFGAVSGVEILSGGMIRLEVSEAEVNNIAIRFLDKTGEPTVGKTRPETILRQLTTKKGQVYSMLQGKRDVDTVLAMGIMEDVSIIPQPAGDTGKVDLVMNIVERKIGGGISAGGGISSGITSGPLAGLIGSCAIYHKNLFGRNQKLNLSLERGQVDSVFRINYTDPWIEGDDKRTSRSIMIQNSRTPGTLVHSQPDGSLTIGRVTAGIEYSRPFRPKWNGTAGIIFQRAGARDDKGSPIIRDYYSSPLTASGNTHDDMLLAKLETVYTGSSGPGSSVFVFNMDQGLPVWSDWLVFNRVNARARKGLVLGPMHLLLSFSGGHMVGNFPPHEAFAIGGTNSVRGYEEGAVGSSRSYVVGCGEISFPLMGPVEGAVFADYGSDLGSGRSVPGDPAGPRRKPGSGYGCGVGICVDSPLGPLRLEYAFNDQRTGRFHFGVGLRN